The Triticum dicoccoides isolate Atlit2015 ecotype Zavitan chromosome 6A, WEW_v2.0, whole genome shotgun sequence genome has a window encoding:
- the LOC119319662 gene encoding wall-associated receptor kinase 2-like, giving the protein MGTILIAMSFLLVFSAAAPQASAAAAGGILQIPSSDSLAHCIPRCGDVDIFYPFGIGPGCFRQGFDLTCNHSTKHPKLFLGSSTVPVTDMYYDYASTPINIKLATRPGTDTYNMSWEAPSKGITISSDNTLYVVGCDFDFTLFEYGTGDLVGSCMSRCAGEKAATGGFCNGIGCCLIPLPRDLQGFQAELVSTNITATQSDWLHPGIMAVVSRADYYMYNTTNIFSSWTDASNIDDAMLSVTIMDQPSCQSPQMNNASYACSNDSSCQNSSSGHGYGCYCSPYEQGNPYILDGCLEADYNPKPKEHCPPSCGRITVPFPFGLVACAMLD; this is encoded by the exons ATGGGCACCATACTCATCGCCATGTCTTTTCTGCTGGTGTTCTCAGCGGCTGCGCCGCAAGCATCAGCCGCAGCCGCCGGAGGGATATTGCAGATTCCTTCTAGTGACTCCTTGGCTCACTGCATCCCAAGGTGCGGGGACGTCGATATCTTCTATCCCTTCGGTATAGGGCCCGGCTGCTTCCGTCAAGGTTTCGATCTCACCTGCAACCACTCCACCAAGCATCCCAAGCTCTTTTTAGGCAGCAGCACTGTCCCGGTTACTGACATGTACTACGACTATGCTTCTACCCCTATAAACATCAAGCTTGCAACAAGGCCAGGTACAGATACCTACAACATGTCATGGGAGGCCCCTTCTAAAGGTATTACTATCAGCAGTGATAATACTTTGTACGTAGTTGGTTGTGATTTTGACTTCACCTTGTTCGAGTATGGTACGGGAGACTTGGTTGGTTCTTGTATGAGTAGATGCGCCGGCGAGAAGGCAGCAACTGGAGGATTTTGTAATGGGATAGGTTGCTGCCTCATCCCGTTACCAAGGGACCTGCAAGGCTTTCAGGCAGAACTTGTCAGCACTAATATAACTGCAACCCAATCAGATTGGTTGCACCCTGGTATCATGGCTGTCGTGTCACGGGCTGATTATTACATGTATAATACAACCAATATTTTCTCAAGTTGGACAGATGCAAGCAATATAGATGATGCGATGCTTAGTGTTACCATCATGGACCAACCAAGCTGTCAAAGTCCACAAATGAACAATGCAAGCTATGCCTGTAGCAACGATAGCAGTTGCCAAAATTCCTCATCTGGTCATGGTTACGGGTGTTACTGCTCTCCTTATGAACAAGGCAACCCTTACATTTTAGATGGATGCCTGGAAG CGGATTATAACCCCAAGCCCAAAGAACACTGTCCCCCATCATGTGGACGCATTACTGTTCCCTTCCCCTTTGggctagttgcttgtgccatgcttgattag